The stretch of DNA AGATAGATGACGTATCAAAGGAAGTAAATACTCTCGCTGCGCCGACAGCGACTGCAGGGGGGAGTAGCGCTTCGACGAGTAGCAGTGCGACTTCTTCGTTCCAATTAAGCTTCAAGTCAACTGGAACGTATGATCAGATTAAGAACTTTCTCAAATCCATAGAGGCGTCGCAGCGAGTATTTGACTTCTCGACCCTCAAGATATCGGCAGAGAGCAATATTTTGTCACTTGATATGACCTACAATCTTTATTTCAAAGAAAAACCATCGATTGCTGATACCGAAATGCTGCTATCCGACTATCAGAAGAAGCATGCTGAAGGGAGCGCACAATGAAACGACGCGATATGATCGGGCTCGTCATCGCAATTGCGATTTTTGTGGCCGCGGGAGTGCTGCTGTACTCTCAGCTCGCTCCGGCACCGCAGGATAGTGGCATCAAGGTGACTATTCCGCGTCCGGTGACTATGCCGCTCGATGAGGCGGATACGAGTCAGCCAAATGATCGAACAAAGCTTGACGAGCTCAAGAAGCTGACAGATTTCTCGACACCACAGAAATGTATTGATCAGCCTGACAGATGTGGTGGCAATACGCAGATATTTGGACAATAGGAGGCGAACATGCTGACGCTTGATAATCAGCGCCAAATCGAGACCCTCATCACGCAAGGCCAAATTGTTAAGCCTGATATTCTCGAGATCGCCAAGCTACGGGCGGTCAAGGAGAATAAAGGGCTATTGCAGATATTGTTAGACATGGAAGCAATCAACGAAGAAGATTCGGTGAAGCTGATTGCTATAGCTAAGAAAATCCCTTTTGCTGATCTTGTACATTTAGATAGGCCGATCGACAAGAAGCTCACAGAGCTATTGCCGCAGGAGGTGGCTCGAGAATATATGGCGGTGCCTTTCGGTGTGTCTAACGGTACACTTAACGTCGCAATGCTCGATCCGACCAATCTGCAAGCGGTGGACTTCGTGTCTCGCAAGACGGGCTATCCTATCACGGCTTATATAGCATCGCAGGCGGGCATCAATCGCGTACTGGGGATGTATGCTGACCGCTATAGCAAAGAGATCGAGGATGTCCTCAAGAATGTTGCGTCAGCCGAGAAAGAAGAGGCTGCAGCCGCTAAGAAAGAGCAAGTCGATAAATCTAAAGCCCAAAATATTGTCCAAGACGCGCCAATTACTCGCGCGCTCAACACCATACTCGAATACGCGATTAACTCTCAGGCGTCAGATATCCATGTCGAGCCACGTCAGCATGAGCTGAAGATTCGCTTTCGTATAGATGGCATGCTTCAGGAAGTTATGACACTGCCCAAGTCGACTGAGCCGGCTTTGATTTCTCGCATCAAGATTCTCTCCAATCTCAAGATCGACGAGCACCGCATGACACAGGACGGACAGGCGGTCTATATGTTTGAAGGTCGTGAAGTGGACTTACGTATTGCGATTGCGCCGATTACGTACGGCGAGCAGGTAGTAATTCGTATCCTCGACAAGAATGCGCACCAGATCACTCTCGACTCGCTTGGTTTTCGTGGTCGCAGTTTGCGCCTTATTCAATCAGGCATGCACAAGCCGCATGGCATGATCCTCTCCACGGGCCCAACTGGCTCGGGTAAATCCACGACACTGTACGCAGTCGTACAGGCGATTAAGAGTGTCACGCTCAATATTGTCACGCTTGAGGATCCTGTGGAATACAAGATGGACGGAATTAATCAAATCCAGGTCAACACAGCTGTCGGTCTGACCTTCGCAAATGGGCTGCGTTCAATCTTGCGTCAAGATCCAAATGTGGTGCTGGTAGGGGAAATTCGTGACTCTGAGACGGCTGATCTGGCTGTACAGGCGGCGCTTACGGGACACACGGTGCTCTCTACGCTGCACACCAACTCGGCTTCAGGCGTATTGCCTCGTCTGCTCGACATGAAGATCGAGCCGTTCCTGATCGCATCGACGGTCAATACGGTGATTGGGCAGCGCTTGGTGCGAAAGGTGTGTCAGAAGTGCAAGAAGTCGTATGCGGCATCGCCTTCAGCGATTCAAATAATAAACAAGATCATTGGGTCATTTTTGCCGAAGACACCAGAAGAGCAGAAGGCTAAGGCGGAAGAATATGGCTACGAAGGTTTGCCCTTATATAGTGAAACCGCTTATACTTTATACAAGGGGGAAGGCTGCGCCGACTGTAAGGAAGGCTATGCTGGTCGTATCGGTATCTTTGAAGTGTATGAAATGAACCCAGCTATGGAGAAGTTGCTGCTCGCACACGCGACTACAACCGATATCCAGGCGCAGGCCATCAAGGACGGCATGCTCACTATGCAGCAAGATGGGTATCTCAAAGCTTTGACAGGTATTTCTACGATCGAGGAAGTGTCGCGCGTAGCGACGGATCATTAAGTAATTATTTCTATGCCCCCAACGAATACCACTCCCACACCTCCATCCCAGCCAACCCAAAGCCAGGCTGGCACGATGCCGCCGCAGTCGTCTGTCACCGACGGCTTGGCGACGTCGGGCATCATCCGCGCGCAGAATCCACTGGCATCGACTGGACAAACGGTAGAAATTCCCGACCAGCCGCTTGTCGAAAACATTGCTCCAGCAGTCTCGCTCGAGGGTGGGGTTGGTGTGCCTACGGCACCGATAGTAGTACCGACCTCCAGTTTGGATGACGAAGACATGGATATGCCACCGAGCCTGCCGCAGTCTCCACAGGCTGGGGGAGTAAGTGTTACCCCCGGTGGTCAAGTGTTGGATCAAGGTCCTGTGGCAGTTCAAGCCCCGGCCATGCAGCCAGTACAGAAGTCAGACCAAGCTGTAGCCGAAGCTGATCAAGTGCATAATATTCGATCTAGTGGTGGGCATGCCACGATCGAGCCATATCTCGAAGAAGTGATTCGTCGTGACGCCTCTGATATCCACTTGCAGGTTGGTTTGCCGGCCATGCTGCGTGTCGATGGTTCATTATCGCCAATTCGTGATTCGAAGGAGCTGACGGCTGATGATATCGATGAAATTATCTTCAATCTCCTCGACGAAGAGCAAAAAGAAATCTACACGCATGACAAAGAAATCGACTTTTCGTTTGCGTATGGCGATCTCGGTCGTTTTCGCGTTAATGCCTTCCATGAGAAGGGGAATCCAGCTGGCGCGTTTCGCTTGATCCCCAATAAGATTCGCACCGTCGAGGAGCTCGGCTTGCCGGCCGTGGTCAATAAGATGACGGATTTCCCGCGTGGCCTGGTGCTTGTTACTGGCCCGACCGGTTCCGGTAAGAGTACTTCCTTGGCCGCAATGGTGGATCGCATCAATCGTGAGAAAGCACTGCACATAATCACGATAGAAGACCCGATTGAGTATCAGCATCATCATAAGAAATCGATCGTTGTACAGCGTGAAGTACACTTCGATACGCCGAGCTTCTCAGCGGCACTCCGCAGTGCTTTGCGTGAAGACCCGGACGTAGTGCTCATCGGTGAGATGCGTGATCTCGAAACTATCTCGACAGCAATCACTGTCGCTGAGACTGGTCACTTGGTACTTGCGACGTTGCACACCAACTCGGCCGCTAGCTCGATTGATCGTATGATCGACGTCTTCCCTCCACACCAGCAGCAACAGATCCGCATACAGTTGTCGGGGATTCTCCAGGCTGTGGTAGCGCAGCGACTGATTCCGATGATTGGTGGTGGGAGATTGGCTGCCGCAGAGATTCTGATGGTGACGCCGGCGGTACGCAACATTATCCGTGAAGGCAAGACCCATCAGCTCGATGGTGTGATCCAGACTGGTGCTGAGTACGGCATGCAGTCGATGGACGCGACGTTGGCGCACCTTATCCATGAGGGCAAGATCAGCTATGAGGAGGCGAAGAATTATGCCGTCAATCTCGAAGAATTTGACCGCTTGATGCGGCAGTAGGGGATGCTGATCGATGATTGACTACAAATACAAGGCTAAAGACACGGTCACCGGACGGGTGATTGAGGGCTTTATTTCGGCCGACAACGAGATGGCGGCCGGCAAGCTGCTGATTAAGCAAAATCTCTACCCGATGGA from bacterium encodes:
- a CDS encoding type IV pilus twitching motility protein PilT, with translation MQPVQKSDQAVAEADQVHNIRSSGGHATIEPYLEEVIRRDASDIHLQVGLPAMLRVDGSLSPIRDSKELTADDIDEIIFNLLDEEQKEIYTHDKEIDFSFAYGDLGRFRVNAFHEKGNPAGAFRLIPNKIRTVEELGLPAVVNKMTDFPRGLVLVTGPTGSGKSTSLAAMVDRINREKALHIITIEDPIEYQHHHKKSIVVQREVHFDTPSFSAALRSALREDPDVVLIGEMRDLETISTAITVAETGHLVLATLHTNSAASSIDRMIDVFPPHQQQQIRIQLSGILQAVVAQRLIPMIGGGRLAAAEILMVTPAVRNIIREGKTHQLDGVIQTGAEYGMQSMDATLAHLIHEGKISYEEAKNYAVNLEEFDRLMRQ
- a CDS encoding type II/IV secretion system protein; this encodes MLTLDNQRQIETLITQGQIVKPDILEIAKLRAVKENKGLLQILLDMEAINEEDSVKLIAIAKKIPFADLVHLDRPIDKKLTELLPQEVAREYMAVPFGVSNGTLNVAMLDPTNLQAVDFVSRKTGYPITAYIASQAGINRVLGMYADRYSKEIEDVLKNVASAEKEEAAAAKKEQVDKSKAQNIVQDAPITRALNTILEYAINSQASDIHVEPRQHELKIRFRIDGMLQEVMTLPKSTEPALISRIKILSNLKIDEHRMTQDGQAVYMFEGREVDLRIAIAPITYGEQVVIRILDKNAHQITLDSLGFRGRSLRLIQSGMHKPHGMILSTGPTGSGKSTTLYAVVQAIKSVTLNIVTLEDPVEYKMDGINQIQVNTAVGLTFANGLRSILRQDPNVVLVGEIRDSETADLAVQAALTGHTVLSTLHTNSASGVLPRLLDMKIEPFLIASTVNTVIGQRLVRKVCQKCKKSYAASPSAIQIINKIIGSFLPKTPEEQKAKAEEYGYEGLPLYSETAYTLYKGEGCADCKEGYAGRIGIFEVYEMNPAMEKLLLAHATTTDIQAQAIKDGMLTMQQDGYLKALTGISTIEEVSRVATDH